A window from Nycticebus coucang isolate mNycCou1 chromosome X, mNycCou1.pri, whole genome shotgun sequence encodes these proteins:
- the MED12 gene encoding mediator of RNA polymerase II transcription subunit 12 isoform X3, translating to MAAFGILSYEHRPLKRPRLGPPDVYPQDPKQKEDELTALNVKQGFNNQPAVSGDEHGSAKNVNFNPAKISSNFSSIIAEKLRCNTLPDTGRRKPQVNQKDNFWLVTPRSQSAINTWFTDLAGTKPLTQLAKKVPIFSKKEEVFGYLAKYTVPVMRAAWLIKMTCAYYAAMSETKVKKRHVDPFTEWTQITTKYLWEQLQKMAEYYRPGTAGSGGCGSTIGPLPHDVEVAIRQWDYNEKLAMFMFQDGMLDRHEFLTWVLECFEKIRPGEDELLKLLLPLLLRYSGEFVQSAYLSRRLAYFCTRRLALQLDGVSSHSSHVMSSQSTSTLPTTPAPQPPTSSTPSTPFSDLLMCPQHRPLVFGLSCILQTILLCCPSALVWHYSLTDSRIKTGSPLDHLPIAPSNLPMPEGNSAFTQQVRAKLREIEQQIKERGQAVEVRWSFDKCQEATAGFTIGRVLHTLEVLDSHSFERSDFSNSLDSLCNRIFGLGPSKDGHEISSDDDAVVSLLCEWAVSCKRSGRHRAMVVAKLLEKRQAEIEAERCGESEAADEKGSIASGSLSAPSAPIFQDVLLQFLDTQAPMLTDPRSESERVEFFNLVLLFCELIRHDVFSHNMYTCTLISRGDLAFGAPGPRPPSPFDDPADDPERKEVEGSSSSKLEDPGLSESMDIDPSSSVLFEDMEKPDFSLFSPTMTCEGKGSPSPEKPDVEKEVKPPPKEKIEGTLGVLYDQPRHVQYATHFPIPQEESCSHECNQRLVVLFGVGKQRDDARHAIKKITKDILKVLNRKGTAETDQLAPIVPLNPGDLTFLGGEDGQKRRRNRPEAFPTAEDIFAKFQHLSHYDQHQVTAQVSRNVLEQITSFALGMSYHLPLVQHVQFIFDLMEYSLSISGLIDFAIQLLNELSVVEAELLLKSSDLVGSYTTSLCLCIVAVLRHYHACLILNQDQMAQVFEGLCGVVKHGMNRSDGSSAERCILAYLYDLYTSCSHLKSKFGELFSDFCSKVKNTIYCNVEPSESNMRWAPEFMIDTLENPAAHTFTYTGLGKSLSENPANRYSFVCNALMHVCVGHHDPDRVNDIAILCAELTGYCKSLSAEWLGVLKALCCSSNNGTCGFNDLLCNVDVSDLSFHDSLATFVAILIARQCLLLEDLIRCAAIPSLLNAACSEQDSEPGARLTCRILLHLFKTPQLNPCQSDGNKPTVGIRSSCDRHLLAASQNRIVDGAVFAVLKAVFVLGDAELKGSGFTVTGGTEELPEEEGGGGSGGRRQGSRNISVETASLDVYAKYVLRSICQQEWVGERCLKSLCEDSNDLQDPVLSSAQAQRLMQLICYPHRLLDNEDGENPQRQRIKRILQNLDQWTMRQSSLELQLMIKQTPNNEMNSLLENIAKATIEVFQQSAETGSSSGNAASNMPSSNKTKPVLSSLERSGVWLVAPLIAKLPTSVQGHVLKAAGEELEKGQHLGSSSRKERDRQKQKSMSLLSQQPFLSLVLTCLKGQDEQREGLLTSLYSQVHQIVNNWRDDQYLDDCKPKQLMHEALKLRLNLVGGMFDTVQRSTQQTTEWAMLLLEIIISGTVDMQSNNELFTTVLDMLSVLINGTLAADMSSISQGSMEENKRAYMNLVKKLQKELGERQSDSLEKVRQLLPLPKQTRDVITCEPQGSLIDTKGNKIAGFDSIFKKEGLQVSTKQKISPWDLFEGLKPSAPLSWGWFGTVRVDRRVARGEEQQRLLLYHTHLRPRPRAYYLEPLPLPPEDEEPPAPTLLEPEKKAPEPPKTDKPGAAPPSTEERKKKSTKGKKRSQPATKTEDYGMGPGRSGPYGVTVPPDLLHHTNPSSISHISYRQSSISLYTQNQPLPAGGPRVDPYRPVRLPMQKLPTRPTYPGVLPTTMTSVIGLEPSSYKTSVYRQQQPTVPQGQRLRQQLQAKIQSQGMLGQSSVHQMTPSSSYGLQTSQGYTPYVSHVGLQQHTGPAGTMVPPSYSSQPYQSTHPSTNPTLVDPTRHLQQRPSGYVHQQAPAYGHGLTSTQRFSHQTLQQTPMISTMTPLSAQGVQAGVRSTSILPEQQQQQQQQQQQQQQQQQQQQQQQYHIRQQQQQQMLRQQQQQQQQQQQQQQQQQQQQQQHQQQQQQQAAPPQPQPQAQPQFQRQGLQQTQQQQQTAALVRQLQQQLSNTQPQPSTNIFGRY from the exons ATGGCGGCTTTCGGGATCTTGAGCTACGAACACCGGCCCCTGAAGCGGCCGCGGCTGGGGCCTCCCGATGTATACCCTCAAGATCCCAAACAGAAGGAG GATGAACTGACGGCCTTGAATGTAAAACAAGGTTTCAATAACCAGCCTGCTGTCTCTGGGGATGAACATGGCAGTGCTAAGAACGTCAACTTCAATCCTGCCAAG ATCAGTTCCAACTTCAGCAGCATTATTGCAGAGAAGTTACGTTGTAACACCCTTCCTGACACTGGTCGCAGGAAGCCCCAAGTGAACCAGAAGGACAACTTCTGGCTGGTGACTCCACGATCCCAAAGTGCCATTAACACCTGGTTCACTGACCTGGCTGGCACCAAGCCCCTCACACAACTAGCTAAAAAG GTCCCCATTTTCAGTAAGAAGGAAGAAGTGTTTGGGTACTTAGCCAAATACACAGTGCCTGTGATGCGGGCTGCCTGGCTCATTAAGATGACCTGTGCCTACTATGCAGCAATGTCTGAGACCAAGGTTAAGAAGAGACATGTTGACCCCTTCACGG AATGGACTCAGATTACCACCAAGTACTTATGGGAACAGCTACAGAAAATGGCTGAATACTACCGGCCAGGGACTGCAGGAAGTGGGGGCTGTGGTTCCACAATAGGGCCCTTGCCCCATGATGTAGAGGTGGCAATCCGACAGTGGGATTACAATGAGAAGCTGGCCATGTTCATGTTTCAG GATGGAATGCTGGACAGACATGAGTTCCTGACCTGGGTgcttgagtgttttgagaaaATCCGCCCTGGAGAGGATGAATTGCTTAAACTGCTGCTGCCTTTACTGCTTCGA TACTCTGGGGAATTTGTTCAGTCTGCATACCTCTCCCGCCGCCTTGCCTACTTCTGTACCCGGAGACTGGCCCTGCAGCTGGATGGTGTGAGCAGCCACTCATCTCATGTTATGTCCTCTCAGTCAACAAGCACGCTGCCTACCACCCCTGCTCCTCAGCCCCCAACTAGCAGCACACCCTCAACTCCCTTTAGTGACCTGCTTATGTGCCCTCAGCACCGGCCCCTGGTTTTTGGCCTCAGCTGTATCCTACAG ACCATCCTCCTGTGTTGTCCTAGTGCCCTGGTTTGGCACTACTCACTGACTGACAGCCGGATTAAGACTGGCTCACCGCTTGACCACTTGCCTATTGCCCCCTCCAACCTGCCCATGCCAGAGGGGAACAGTGCCTTCACTCAGCAG GTCCGTGCGAAGTTGCGGGAGATTGAGCAGCAGATCAAGGAGCGAGGACAGGCAGTTGAGGTTCGCTGGTCTTTTGACAAGTGTCAGGAAGCTACTGCAG GCTTCACCATTGGACGGGTGCTCCATACTTTGGAAGTGCTGGACAGCCATAGTTTTGAGCGCTCTGACTTTAGCAACTCTCTTGACTCCCTTTGTAACCGAATCTTTGGATTGGGACCTAGCAAGGATGGGCATGAG ATCTCTTCAGATGATGATGCTGTGGTATCATTACTATGTGAATGGGCTGTCAGCTGCAAGCGTTCTGGCCGGCATCGTGCTATGGTGGTAGCCAAGCTCCTGGAGAAGAGACAGGCAGAGATTGAGGCTGAG CGTTGTGGAGAATCAGAAGCAGCAGATGAGAAAGGTTCCATCGCCTCTGGCTCTCTTTCTGCTCCTAGTGCTCCCATTTTCCAAGATGTTCTACTGCAGTTTCTGGATACACAGGCTCCCATGCTGA cgGACCCCCGAAGTGAGAGTGAGCGGGTGGAATTCTTTAACTTAGTACTGCTGTTCTGTGAACTGATCCGACATGATGTTTTCTCCCACAACATGTATACTTGCACTCTCATATCCCGAGGGGACCTTGCCTTTGGAGCCCCTGGTCCCCGGCCTCCCTCTCCCTTTGATGATCCTGCTGATGACCCAGAGCGCAAGGAGGTTGAAGGCAGCAGCAGTAGCAAGCTGGAG GACCCAGGACTCTCAGAATCTATGGACATTGACCCAAGTTCCAGTGTACTCTTTGAGGACATGGAGAAGCCTGATTTCTCA TTGTTTTCCCCTACTATGACCTGTGAAGGGAAGGGCAGTCCATCCCCTGAGAAACCAGATGTTGAGAAGGAAGTGAAGCCTCCACCCAAGGAGAAGATTGAAGGGACCCTTGGAGTTCTTTATGACCAGCCACGACATGTGCAGTATGCTACACACTTTCCCATCCCCCAG GAGGAGTCATGCAGCCATGAGTGCAACCAGCGGTTGGTCGTACTGTTTGGGGTGGGAAAGCAGCGAGATGATGCCCGCCATGCCATCAAGAAGATTACCAAGGATATCCTGAAGGTTCTGAACCGCAAGGGAACAGCAGAAACTG ACCAGCTTGCTCCTATTGTGCCTCTGAATCCTGGAGACCTGACATTCTTAG GTGGGGAGGACGGGCAGAAGCGGAGGCGCAACCGGCCTGAAGCCTTCCCCACTGCTGAAGATATCTTTGCTAAGTTCCAGCACCTTTCACATTATGACCAACATCAGGTCACAGCTCAG GTCTCCCGGAATGTCCTGGAGCAGATCACAAGCTTTGCCCTTGGCATGTCATACCACTTGCCTCTGGTGCAGCATGTGCAGTTCATCTTCGACCTCATGGAATATTCACTCAGCATCAGTGGCCTCATCGACTTTGCCATTCAG CTGCTGAATGAACTGAGCGTAGTTGAGGCCGAGCTGCTTCTCAAATCCTCAGATCTGGTGGGTAGCTATACTACCAGCCTGTGTCTGTGCATCGTGGCTGTCCTGAGGCACTATCATGCCTGCCTCATTCTCAACCAGGACCAGATGGCACAAGTCTTTGAGGG GCTATGTGGCGTAGTGAAGCATGGGATGAACCGGTCAGATGGCTCCTCTGCAGAACGCTGTATCCTTGCTTATCTCTATGATCTGTACACCTCCTGTAGCCATTTAAAGAGCAAATTTGGGGAGCTCTTCAG TGACTTTTGCTCAAAGGTGAAGAATACTATCTACTGCAATGTAGAGCCATCGGAATCAAATATGCGCTGGGCACCTGAGTTCATGATTGACACTCTGGAGAACCCTGCAGCTCACACCTTCACCTACACAGGGCTAGGCAAGAGTCTTAGTGAGAACCCTGCTAACCGCTACAGCTTTGTCTGCAATGCCCTTATGCACGTCTGTGTGGGGCACCATGATCCCGATAG GGTGAATGACATTGCAATCCTGTGTGCAGAACTGACCGGCTACTGCAAGTCACTGAGTgcagaatggcttggagtacttAAGGCCTTGTGCTGCTCCTCTAACAATGGCACTTGTGGTTTCAACGACCTCCTCTGCAATGTAGAT GTGAGTGACCTGTCTTTTCATGACTCCCTGGCTACTTTTGTTGCCATCCTCATTGCTCGGCAGTGTTTGCTCTTAGAAGATCTGATTCGCTGTGCTGCCATCCCTTCGCTCCTTAATGCTG CTTGTAGTGAACAGGACTCTGAGCCTGGGGCCCGGCTTACCTGCCGCATCCTCCTCCACCTTTTCAAGACACCACAACTCAATCCTTGCCAGTCTGATGGAA ACAAACCTACAGTAGGAATCCGCTCCTCCTGTGACCGCCACCTGCTGGCTGCCTCCCAGAACCGCATCGTGGATGGAGCTGTGTTTGCTGTTCTCAAGGCTGTGTTTGTACTTG GGGATGCGGAACTGAAGGGTTCGGGCTTCACTGTGACAGGAGGAACAGAAGAACTTccagaagaggagggaggaggtggcagTGGCGGTCGAAGGCAGGGTAGCCGCAACATCTCTGTGGAGACAGCCAGTCTGGATGTCTATGCCAAGTACGTGCTACGCAGCATCTGCCAACAG GAATGGGTAGGAGAACGTTGCCTTAAGTCTCTGTGTGAGGACAGCAATGACCTACAAGATCCAGTGTTGAGTAGTGCCCAGGCCCAGCGCCTCATGCAGCTTATCTGCTATCCACATCGACTGCTGGACAATGAGGATGGGGAAAACCCTCAGCGACAACGCATTAAGCGTATTCTTCAG AACTTGGACCAGTGGACCATGCGCCAGTCTTCCTTGGAATTGCAGCTCATGATCAAGCAGACCCCTAACAAC GAGATGAACTCCCTCTTGGAGAACATTGCCAAGGCCACAATTGAGGTTTTCCAACAGTCAGCAGAGACAGGGTCATCTTCTGGAAATGCTGCAAGCAACATGCCCAGCAGCAACAAGACCAAGCCTGTGCTCAG CTCTCTAGAGCGCTCCGGTGTATGGCTGGTTGCCCCCCTCATTGCTAAACTGCCCACCTCAGTCCAGGGACATGTATTAAAGGCTGCTGGGGAGGAATTAGAGAAGGGTCAGCACCTGGGTTCCTCTTCCCGCAAAGAACGGGATCGACAAAAGCAGAAGAG CATGTCCCTGTTGAGCCAGCAGCCCTTCTTATCCCTGGTGCTGACATGTCTGAAAGGGCAGGATGAGCAACGTGAGGGACTCCTTACCTCCCTCTACAGCCAGGTGCACCAG ATTGTGAATAATTGGCGAGATGACCAGTACTTAGATGATTGTAAACCAAAGCAGCTCATGCATGAGGCACTCAAACTGCGGCTCAACCTG GTGGGGGGCATGTTTGACACGGTGCAGCGCAGCACCCAGCAGACCACAGAGTGGGCCATGCTCCTCCTGGAGATCATCATCAGTGGCACTGTCGACATGCAGTCCAACAA TGAGCTCTTTACTACTGTGTTGGACATGCTGAGTGTGCTTATCAATGGGACATTGGCTGCAGATATGTCTAGCATCTCACAAGGCAGCATGGAGGAAAACAAACGTGCATACATGAACCTGGTGAAGAAGCTGCAG AAAGAATTGGGGGAGCGCCAGTCGGACAGTCTGGAAAAGGTTCGCCAGCTGCTGCCACTGCCTAAGCAGACCCGAGATGTCATCACATGTGAGCCACAGGGCTCCCTCATCGACACCAAGGGCAACAAGATTGCTGGCTTCGATTCTATCTTCAAGAAGGAG GGTTTACAGGTTTCCACAAAACAAAAGATCTCTCCCTGGGATCTTTTTGAGGGGTTGAAGCCATCAGCACCACTTTCTTGGGGCTGGTTTGGAACAGTCCGGGTTGACCGACGAGTGGCTCGAGGAGAGGAACAGCAGCGGTTGCTGCTCTATCACACACACCTGAGACCCCGGCCCCGTGCCTATTACCTGGAGCCACTGCCACTACCACCAGAAGATGAGGAGCCCCCTGCTCCCACGCTGCTAGAGCCTGAGAAAAAGGCTCCAGAGCCCCCTAAAACAGATAAACCTGGGGCTGCTCCTCCCAGTACTGAGGAGCGCAAGAAGAAGTCCACCAAGGGCAAGAAGCGTAGCCAGCCAGCCACCAAAACAGAG GATTATGGAATGGGCCCAGGTCGGAGTGGTCCCTATGGTGTGACAGTGCCACCGGACCTCCTGCACCACACAAATCCTAGTTCTATATCCCACATTAGCTATAGACAGAGCTCCATAAGCCTGTATACCCAGAACCAGCCACTACCTGCAG GTGGCCCTCGTGTGGACCCATACCGCCCTGTGCGATTACCAATGCAGAAGCTGCCAACCCGACCAACTTACCCTGGAGTGCTACCCACAACTATGACTAGCGTCATAGGCTTAGAACCTTCCTCTTATAAGACCTCTGTGTACCGGCAGCAGCAACCTACAGTGCCCCAAGGACAGCGCCTTCGCCAACAGCTCCAGGCAAAGATA CAGAGTCAGGGGATGTTGGGGCAGTCATCTGTCCATCAGATGACTCCCAGCTCTTCCTACGGTCTACAGACCTCCCAG GGCTATACTCCTTATGTTTCTCATGTGGGATTGCAGCAACACACAGGCCCTGCAGGTACCATGGTGCCCCCCAGCTATTCCAGCCAGCCTTATCAGAGCACCCACCCTTCTACCAATCCTACTCTTGTAGATCCTACCCGCCACCTGCAACAGCGGCCCAGTGGCTATGTGCACCAGCAGGCCCCAGCCTATGGACATGGACTAACCTCCACTCAAAG GTTTTCACACCAGACACTGCAGCAGACACCAATGATAAGTACCATGACTCCACTGAGTGCCCAGGGTGTCCAGGCAGGTGTCCGCTCAACTTCCATCCTACCtgagcaacagcagcagcagcagcaacaacaacagcaacaacagcagcagcagcaacagcagcaacagcagcagtaCCACATCcggcaacagcaacaacagcagaTGCTGAGG cagcagcagcagcaacagcagcagcagcagcagcagcagcaacagcaacaacagcaacaacaacagcaccagcagcaacagcaacaacaggcggctcctccccaaccccagccccaggCTCAACCCCAG TTCCAGCGCCAGGGGCTTCAGCAGACCCAGCAGCAGCAACAGACAGCAGCTTTGGTCCGGCAACTCCAACAACAGCTCTCCA ATACCCAGCCACAGCCCAGTACCAACATATTTGGACGCTACTGA